Proteins found in one Synechococcus sp. LA31 genomic segment:
- the moaC gene encoding cyclic pyranopterin monophosphate synthase MoaC: MPPEMPPPSLSHLNASGDVHMVEVGERPATRREARAEGYIQMRPQVLALVMEGRAPKGDVLAVARVAAIQAAKRTWELIPLCHPIALSGVEVAIEPSADGSGLRLEASARTTGSTGVEMEALTAVQVGLLTFYDMLKSADPAMIISGVRLLSKSGGRHGDWQRDD, encoded by the coding sequence ATGCCGCCGGAGATGCCGCCGCCATCGCTCAGCCATCTCAACGCCAGTGGTGACGTTCATATGGTCGAGGTGGGCGAGAGGCCGGCCACGCGCCGGGAAGCGCGGGCTGAGGGCTACATCCAGATGCGCCCGCAGGTGTTGGCGTTGGTGATGGAGGGCCGAGCCCCCAAAGGCGACGTGCTGGCAGTGGCCCGGGTGGCGGCGATCCAGGCGGCCAAGCGCACCTGGGAGTTGATCCCCCTCTGCCATCCGATCGCGTTGAGCGGTGTGGAGGTGGCGATTGAGCCCAGCGCCGATGGCAGCGGCCTTCGCTTGGAGGCGAGCGCCCGCACCACCGGCAGCACTGGGGTGGAGATGGAGGCGCTCACGGCGGTGCAAGTAGGCCTGCTCACCTTTTACGACATGCTCAAATCCGCCGATCCGGCGATGATCATCAGTGGCGTGCGCTTGCTCAGCAAGAGCGGCGGCCGCCATGGCGACTGGCAGCGCGATGACTGA
- a CDS encoding molybdopterin molybdotransferase MoeA, whose translation MATGSAMTEPYGREGLPLEQARAQILEALQPLGLAETLPLTQTLGRTTAEPVLALAAVPGFRASIMDGYAIAGAVQPEAGQQWRLVGVAAAGAPYGAALAAGEAVRILTGAVVPEGSERVLPQELMTADGDQLELVKACGPNPWIRPPEEEAASGQELVAAGHRLGVAELGRLASCGVQELVVMRRPRIGVLISGDELLPPGQERGPGQIWESNSALLSALLQRLGFAVAQQRVVVDQPEPLRAALQELAAGCDVVVSTGGVSAGDSDWIRPLVEELGQVRFWKLFLKPGRPFAWGKVAGVPFFGLPGNPVAAAITALQLLWPALQKLEGAQPELLPRLKVRLEAALRRGAGRPELARAQLVVAPDGGLWARVEGSQASSRIGSLSGADLLLEIPAELGALEAGTELWAQLLRLPLL comes from the coding sequence ATGGCGACTGGCAGCGCGATGACTGAGCCCTACGGCCGTGAAGGCCTGCCGCTGGAGCAGGCCCGCGCTCAGATCCTGGAGGCGCTGCAGCCGCTGGGGCTCGCGGAGACCTTGCCGCTCACCCAAACCCTTGGCCGCACCACCGCGGAGCCTGTGCTGGCGCTGGCCGCGGTGCCCGGTTTCCGCGCCTCAATCATGGATGGCTACGCCATTGCCGGGGCGGTGCAGCCTGAGGCCGGCCAGCAATGGCGGTTGGTGGGAGTTGCGGCAGCTGGTGCTCCCTATGGCGCGGCGCTTGCCGCCGGCGAAGCGGTGCGGATCCTCACTGGCGCGGTGGTGCCAGAGGGCAGCGAGCGGGTGCTGCCCCAGGAGCTGATGACAGCCGACGGCGATCAGTTGGAGCTGGTGAAGGCCTGCGGGCCCAATCCATGGATTCGCCCGCCTGAGGAGGAGGCTGCTTCGGGCCAGGAGCTCGTGGCCGCTGGCCATCGCTTGGGGGTGGCAGAGCTGGGCCGCCTGGCGAGTTGCGGCGTGCAGGAGTTGGTGGTGATGCGCCGGCCGCGGATTGGTGTGTTGATCAGCGGTGATGAACTGCTGCCGCCCGGGCAGGAGCGGGGGCCGGGGCAGATCTGGGAGAGCAATTCGGCGCTGCTCAGCGCCCTGTTGCAACGGTTGGGGTTCGCGGTGGCGCAGCAGCGCGTGGTGGTGGATCAGCCGGAGCCGCTGCGGGCAGCTCTGCAGGAGTTGGCGGCTGGCTGTGATGTGGTGGTGAGCACTGGAGGTGTGTCTGCCGGCGACAGCGATTGGATTCGCCCGCTGGTGGAGGAGCTGGGGCAGGTGCGCTTCTGGAAGCTGTTTCTCAAGCCAGGCCGGCCGTTTGCCTGGGGGAAGGTGGCTGGGGTGCCCTTCTTTGGGCTGCCGGGTAATCCGGTGGCTGCGGCGATCACGGCCTTGCAGCTGCTCTGGCCGGCGTTGCAAAAGCTGGAGGGTGCTCAGCCCGAGCTGCTGCCGCGGCTAAAGGTGCGCCTGGAGGCAGCCTTGCGCCGTGGTGCCGGCCGACCTGAACTGGCGCGGGCCCAGCTGGTGGTGGCGCCCGACGGTGGGCTCTGGGCCCGGGTGGAGGGATCGCAGGCTTCCTCGCGCATTGGTTCGCTATCCGGCGCTGATCTGCTGTTGGAGATCCCGGCGGAGCTGGGGGCCCTGGAGGCGGGCACGGAGCTTTGGGCGCAGCTGTTGCGGTTACCGCTGCTCTGA